One window of Candidatus Eisenbacteria bacterium genomic DNA carries:
- the arcC gene encoding carbamate kinase, with protein MKVFVEKEDTIVVALGGNAIIPKKSDGTLTEQKETTRLTMRAVARLIAEGHRLVLTHGNGPVVGNIVIRNEAAASQIAPMPLDVCVADSMGGIGYMIQQVLHNELRSLGIERDVITLITQVEVDLHDPAFRKPTKPIGPFYTEQQAEKLQRKKGWKMVEDAGRGWRRVVPSPKPIRIIEGEAVRAMVNAGPVVIAVGGGGIPVGAGAEGRLDGLEAVIDKDRTGFLLARATGAKIFAILTGVEKVAIDYGKPEQRDLDSFTTAEARRWLEEGQFPPGSMGPKIEAAIAFLERGGKGVLITSVDNLYDGIKGTAGTWITP; from the coding sequence GTGAAGGTTTTCGTCGAAAAAGAAGACACCATCGTCGTCGCCCTCGGGGGGAACGCGATCATTCCCAAAAAGAGCGACGGCACGCTCACGGAACAGAAGGAGACCACCAGGCTCACCATGCGCGCCGTGGCCCGGCTGATCGCCGAAGGACACCGGTTGGTCCTCACCCACGGCAACGGCCCGGTGGTGGGGAACATCGTGATCCGAAACGAAGCGGCGGCGTCGCAAATCGCGCCGATGCCGCTCGACGTCTGCGTGGCCGATTCGATGGGCGGCATCGGCTACATGATTCAGCAGGTTTTGCACAACGAACTCCGATCCCTCGGCATCGAGCGGGACGTGATCACCCTGATCACTCAGGTCGAAGTGGATCTGCACGATCCCGCCTTCCGTAAGCCGACCAAGCCGATCGGCCCCTTCTACACGGAGCAACAAGCGGAGAAGCTGCAGCGGAAGAAGGGGTGGAAGATGGTGGAGGACGCGGGCCGCGGCTGGCGCCGGGTGGTCCCTTCACCGAAGCCGATCCGGATCATCGAAGGGGAAGCGGTGCGCGCCATGGTGAACGCCGGACCGGTGGTGATCGCCGTCGGCGGCGGAGGAATCCCCGTCGGAGCGGGCGCCGAGGGGCGTTTGGATGGACTGGAGGCGGTGATCGACAAGGACCGCACCGGGTTTCTTCTCGCCCGGGCGACCGGGGCCAAGATCTTCGCCATTCTGACCGGCGTGGAGAAGGTGGCGATCGACTACGGCAAGCCGGAGCAGCGCGACCTGGACTCCTTCACCACCGCCGAAGCGCGTCGCTGGCTGGAAGAGGGACAGTTCCCGCCCGGGAGCATGGGGCCCAAGATCGAGGCGGCGATCGCTTTCCTGGAGCGCGGGGGGAAGGGAGTCCTCATCACCAGCGTGGATAATCTGTACGACGGGATCAAAGGGACGGCGGGGACGTGGATCACCCCGTAG